The Alphaproteobacteria bacterium genome has a segment encoding these proteins:
- the lpxC gene encoding UDP-3-O-acyl-N-acetylglucosamine deacetylase, translated as MGIASKSLKSTAPQRLPIAVPLNHPTWQHTIANPISCSGIGAHSGKPATLTLRPAIANSGYVFMRTDVPEHSRRIPARWDTVSNTAMCTTITNAQGISVSTIEHVIAALAGCGIHNAIIEVDGPEVPIMDGSSREFVEMIEKAHTRQQRQTVRRIKILKTLEVKVGTATAILKPSDETEFTMQFNANGRLANQSWTLTYYPDHDDFGDLLSQARTFGFYEDAEKLWAQGLAKGSSLENAVVIKDGEVMNEEGLRYSDEFVRHKMLDAIGDFALAGAPILGQFIGHNSGHAVNNQLLRALFADASAWSY; from the coding sequence ATGGGAATTGCTTCTAAAAGCCTCAAATCTACGGCGCCTCAAAGGCTGCCGATAGCTGTTCCATTAAACCACCCTACTTGGCAGCATACGATTGCAAATCCTATTTCATGCTCTGGCATCGGAGCGCATTCAGGGAAGCCAGCCACCCTCACCCTTCGCCCCGCCATTGCCAATTCCGGATATGTATTTATGCGCACCGATGTGCCTGAACATTCCCGCCGCATTCCTGCCCGTTGGGACACGGTATCCAACACAGCGATGTGCACCACAATAACCAATGCCCAAGGGATTTCCGTTTCAACGATTGAGCATGTGATCGCGGCTCTCGCAGGCTGCGGTATTCATAATGCCATTATCGAAGTCGACGGGCCTGAAGTTCCCATTATGGATGGCAGTTCCCGTGAGTTTGTGGAAATGATTGAAAAAGCTCATACTCGCCAACAACGCCAGACTGTGCGACGAATCAAAATTTTGAAGACGTTGGAAGTGAAAGTCGGCACGGCAACAGCTATCCTAAAACCAAGTGATGAAACCGAATTCACGATGCAATTTAACGCCAATGGGCGTCTTGCCAATCAATCTTGGACGTTGACCTATTATCCCGATCATGACGATTTTGGAGATCTTCTGTCTCAAGCACGGACTTTTGGCTTTTATGAAGATGCCGAGAAACTCTGGGCTCAAGGCTTGGCCAAAGGATCTTCCCTTGAAAATGCTGTTGTGATTAAAGACGGCGAAGTCATGAATGAAGAAGGTTTGCGGTATTCTGATGAGTTTGTGCGTCACAAAATGTTAGATGCAATCGGCGATTTTGCCTTAGCAGGTGCCCCCATCCTTGGACAATTCATTGGCCATAATTCGGGTCATGCGGTAAATAATCAGCTGTTGCGCGCTCTTTTTGCGGACGCTTCAGCCTGGTCTTATTAA
- the tssA gene encoding type VI secretion system protein TssA → MTASTSSPTLRKGFLNLPDVFKDLSPENPVGPYLRYDPVYDDIRLARIEDDPRLSMGIWKTELKRADWNLVENLCIETLTTRSKDLQLGAWLTEAWTALDGVEGYVRGIQLLTTLTETFWKVIHPQPQEDDDMESRLMIFEWMDTVFSDRLLLVPLTKSKLDQTTFGLGFYKSAQHSDATQKRLSPNNAPSQVDPSKTIGTLEDFQRSIDQTSDAYLSTQLASVLEATQASQTYKTSLAGLLGNTSPSFSRIIRTLKEMERILTNNLQTRVPPTPEPTPEPEFPREEPIEEIEEPELIEEEVAEEEAAEEEVDEPAPEEEPENEVVIPEQIEEAPAKSVQIKTREDAYRQLELIATFLEEHDPQSFAPRLLRQVIGWENENILDILKEIAKTPKEYEILMKFLARSPKE, encoded by the coding sequence ATGACAGCCTCTACGTCTTCACCCACTTTGAGGAAAGGATTCCTCAATCTTCCAGATGTCTTCAAGGATTTATCTCCTGAAAATCCTGTTGGACCCTACTTACGATATGACCCTGTATATGATGATATTCGCCTGGCTAGAATAGAAGACGATCCCCGTCTATCTATGGGGATATGGAAAACGGAGCTGAAACGCGCGGATTGGAATCTGGTTGAAAATTTATGTATTGAGACACTTACAACAAGATCTAAAGATCTTCAGCTTGGGGCATGGCTAACAGAAGCCTGGACAGCCCTTGATGGTGTCGAAGGGTATGTCCGCGGTATCCAGCTTTTAACCACCTTAACAGAGACGTTTTGGAAAGTTATTCATCCTCAACCTCAAGAAGATGATGATATGGAAAGTCGTCTGATGATATTTGAATGGATGGACACCGTTTTTTCAGACCGTCTTCTCCTCGTGCCCTTAACAAAATCAAAACTTGATCAAACAACTTTTGGCTTGGGATTTTATAAGTCGGCTCAACACAGCGATGCGACCCAAAAGCGTCTTTCTCCAAACAATGCCCCAAGCCAAGTTGATCCTTCAAAGACCATTGGGACACTTGAGGATTTCCAAAGGAGCATCGATCAAACATCGGATGCCTATCTCTCGACGCAACTCGCGAGTGTTTTAGAAGCAACTCAAGCATCACAAACCTATAAAACATCTCTTGCGGGTTTATTGGGGAATACCTCTCCGAGCTTTTCAAGAATTATCAGAACATTAAAGGAAATGGAACGCATTTTAACCAACAACCTTCAAACACGCGTACCCCCGACCCCAGAGCCAACTCCAGAACCGGAATTCCCTCGAGAAGAACCCATTGAGGAAATTGAGGAACCAGAGTTGATTGAAGAAGAAGTAGCTGAAGAAGAAGCAGCTGAAGAAGAAGTAGATGAGCCAGCGCCTGAAGAAGAGCCTGAAAATGAAGTCGTTATTCCTGAACAAATTGAAGAGGCACCCGCAAAATCCGTTCAGATTAAAACGCGAGAAGATGCTTACCGTCAACTCGAGCTCATTGCTACGTTTCTGGAAGAGCATGATCCTCAAAGCTTTGCTCCCCGGCTCTTGAGGCAAGTCATAGGATGGGAAAATGAAAATATTCTCGATATCTTGAAAGAAATTGCCAAGACACCCAAAGAATACGAAATCCTTATGAAATTCCTTGCTCGTTCGCCTAAAGAATAG
- the prmC gene encoding peptide chain release factor N(5)-glutamine methyltransferase, producing the protein MKTLQFRINEAAKEIKAVAKNPMREARLLLAHALNTTYEEVYVSQEHLISEEEENSFKALIERRLQKEPLSKIKEHREFWSLPFRVTRDTLDPRPDSETLIEAVVACVPDKTHPLRILDLGTGTGCLLLSLLHEYPHSTGVGVDLSERAILIAQENASRLNLEERSAFMVGSWGEAIVGTFDVIISNPPYIGSSEPLPPEVALYDPQLALDGGEDGLSCYRALSEQIPRLAKQGTTIVLEIGKGQSNDVKALFSFTKCVASSPDINKIERCLIFTCDSMTALLA; encoded by the coding sequence ATGAAAACGCTTCAGTTTAGAATCAATGAAGCGGCTAAAGAGATTAAAGCCGTTGCCAAAAATCCAATGCGAGAGGCCCGACTCTTGTTGGCCCATGCCCTCAACACAACCTATGAAGAAGTCTACGTTTCTCAAGAACATCTCATATCCGAGGAGGAAGAGAATAGCTTTAAGGCGCTTATCGAAAGGCGTCTTCAAAAGGAGCCTCTGTCTAAAATTAAGGAACATCGTGAATTTTGGAGCCTTCCCTTTCGGGTAACCAGGGATACGCTGGACCCTCGACCCGACAGTGAAACCCTGATTGAAGCTGTGGTTGCTTGCGTCCCAGACAAGACTCATCCTTTGCGAATTCTTGATCTTGGGACCGGAACAGGTTGCCTACTTTTAAGTCTTCTCCATGAATATCCCCATTCAACGGGTGTTGGTGTTGATCTCAGTGAACGGGCAATTTTGATTGCCCAAGAAAACGCTTCACGTCTTAATTTAGAGGAACGATCCGCTTTTATGGTTGGAAGCTGGGGGGAGGCTATTGTTGGCACTTTTGATGTCATTATAAGTAATCCGCCGTATATTGGGTCATCTGAACCCCTTCCTCCTGAAGTCGCTTTGTATGATCCGCAATTAGCCCTGGATGGGGGAGAGGATGGATTAAGCTGTTATCGGGCACTTTCAGAACAAATTCCAAGGCTCGCTAAACAGGGGACAACCATTGTCCTAGAAATAGGGAAGGGGCAGTCGAATGACGTTAAAGCATTGTTTTCATTCACAAAGTGTGTCGCATCTTCCCCTGACATTAATAAAATAGAAAGGTGTTTAATTTTCACCTGTGATTCAATGACTGCCTTATTAGCATAA
- a CDS encoding DotU family type IV/VI secretion system protein: protein MSRVKIASQSFLVHNFHEFFNLLLRQKELALRANEGNDPFKLSQIPQQLEETPPDTKEPVDPIKLAEEMLTKQLLNPEEPLPEEPAPEKAKPVEPSILQKKQQEESDNLLVNTIQRRLSLILEDQAIQSTIQAGEFAASSYQDSLYAMVAFADEIFLNIPWAGQKHWENNLLESRFFQTQIAGELIFEKIEELVSNNDPMRADLAIVYLLILGLGFKGRYRGEEANVEQLSLYRHQLYRMVNRHPSTLYDPGRAHLMEDCYEHVLDSTISRGLPEIRMWFLTFLGILGVYLFASTVLWYKLVRDMDSSIGNILNQAQQMGLS, encoded by the coding sequence ATGAGTCGGGTAAAAATAGCCTCCCAATCTTTTCTGGTCCATAACTTTCACGAGTTTTTCAATCTGCTCTTGAGGCAGAAGGAATTAGCTTTGCGCGCCAACGAAGGCAATGACCCCTTTAAACTTTCTCAGATTCCGCAACAGCTTGAAGAAACCCCTCCAGATACGAAGGAACCCGTTGACCCGATAAAGCTCGCTGAAGAAATGCTAACAAAGCAGCTCCTCAATCCTGAAGAACCCTTGCCCGAAGAACCTGCTCCTGAAAAGGCTAAACCGGTAGAACCTTCAATTCTTCAAAAAAAACAACAAGAAGAGTCCGATAATTTATTGGTGAATACCATACAGCGACGCTTGAGTTTGATTTTGGAAGACCAAGCCATCCAGTCAACCATTCAAGCGGGAGAATTTGCAGCCAGTTCCTACCAAGATTCCCTTTACGCGATGGTTGCCTTTGCTGACGAGATTTTCTTGAATATTCCCTGGGCAGGACAAAAACATTGGGAAAATAACCTGCTCGAAAGCCGCTTTTTTCAAACGCAAATAGCAGGGGAACTTATTTTTGAGAAAATAGAAGAACTTGTCTCCAATAATGACCCGATGCGCGCAGATTTGGCCATTGTCTATCTGTTGATCTTAGGTCTTGGCTTTAAGGGCCGATATCGAGGTGAGGAAGCCAATGTTGAACAATTGTCCTTATATCGTCACCAGCTCTACAGAATGGTTAATCGACATCCATCAACCCTGTATGATCCGGGACGCGCCCACTTAATGGAGGATTGTTATGAACACGTCTTGGATTCGACGATTAGTCGAGGTTTGCCAGAAATTCGGATGTGGTTTCTGACCTTCTTAGGCATTCTAGGCGTTTATCTCTTTGCTTCTACTGTCTTATGGTACAAACTTGTCAGGGATATGGATTCATCCATCGGTAATATCCTTAATCAAGCTCAACAAATGGGGCTTTCATGA
- a CDS encoding MFS transporter yields the protein MPHKAQHNARSSDASASLLPFGDRAIWAIGWMHFFWSTSTIMVASLLPTFLTEVLHASHTKVGVLEGVAVALMFASKIISGVLSDVFRTRKPMIAIGSLFGVLVKFMFAAATSYNLVFFAKCIDRLVKGIRSSPTDALIADLSTNQTHGKSYGIRQTLYPLGVVFGSLLATGLMVLSGNSFRTVFMLASIPGVIALIILFAFIRQPKIRHEIPKRTLRWNFRDIKFLSYRFWLLLGVTSILMLARFSEAFLNLQAKSVGWEIAMLPLLFVAYELVHAVVAYPMGKLADKVNRKKLLLIGMSILFIANLILITASTWWGALLGVMTVGLHMGMTQGLLSAMIADEAPADLRGTAFGLYYFCIGGSVLIGNIIAGRLADAFAIQGCFYGGAVFTVLASICLVFVIRTSSPDLKQ from the coding sequence ATGCCGCATAAGGCTCAACATAACGCAAGGTCTTCAGACGCTTCTGCAAGCCTGCTGCCATTCGGAGACCGCGCCATCTGGGCGATTGGGTGGATGCATTTCTTTTGGAGCACAAGCACAATCATGGTGGCCTCCTTGTTGCCAACCTTTTTAACGGAAGTGCTTCACGCGTCTCATACAAAAGTCGGCGTCTTGGAAGGGGTGGCTGTTGCGTTGATGTTTGCCTCAAAGATCATCTCTGGGGTCTTAAGCGATGTGTTTAGGACCCGAAAGCCCATGATTGCGATTGGAAGCCTTTTCGGTGTTTTGGTAAAGTTTATGTTTGCGGCGGCCACCAGCTATAACCTTGTTTTCTTTGCAAAATGTATTGATCGCTTGGTCAAGGGAATTCGCTCCTCCCCTACGGATGCATTGATCGCCGACCTTTCAACCAACCAAACCCACGGAAAAAGCTACGGTATTCGTCAAACTCTTTATCCTTTAGGCGTTGTATTCGGCTCCCTATTAGCGACAGGCTTAATGGTTTTGTCAGGCAACAGTTTTCGGACTGTATTTATGTTGGCATCCATTCCAGGCGTTATCGCGCTGATTATTTTGTTCGCTTTTATTCGGCAACCTAAAATTCGCCATGAAATTCCCAAAAGAACCTTGCGGTGGAATTTTCGGGATATCAAATTTCTTTCTTACCGCTTCTGGCTCCTGCTTGGTGTGACAAGCATCTTAATGCTCGCGCGCTTTAGCGAAGCCTTCTTAAACTTACAAGCAAAGTCGGTTGGGTGGGAAATTGCCATGTTGCCCTTGCTTTTTGTGGCCTATGAGCTGGTGCATGCGGTTGTTGCGTACCCCATGGGGAAGCTCGCAGACAAGGTCAATCGGAAAAAACTCCTCTTGATCGGCATGAGTATCCTGTTTATCGCAAATCTGATCTTAATAACCGCCTCAACGTGGTGGGGAGCCTTGCTGGGCGTGATGACCGTAGGACTTCATATGGGCATGACTCAAGGGTTGTTGTCAGCGATGATTGCAGACGAAGCGCCGGCTGACCTTCGCGGTACGGCTTTTGGTCTCTATTACTTCTGCATCGGTGGGTCCGTTCTGATTGGGAATATTATCGCTGGACGGCTTGCAGATGCATTCGCTATACAAGGTTGCTTCTATGGGGGAGCGGTTTTCACCGTCCTTGCCTCCATATGCCTTGTTTTTGTCATTCGAACATCATCACCTGACCTCAAACAATGA
- the clpB gene encoding ATP-dependent chaperone ClpB, producing MNTERYTQRAQGMIQSAQMLALREGHQRITPEHLAKVLLDDDQGLCGQLCELSAPGKDAAKRLLSFIEESLAKQTKVSGGGSGQVYLAPEVAQVFETAEKAADKASDKFVTAEMLFLALSMVEPTKGLFAKANVTPDTLNQAIESLRKGRKADSASAEDSYDALKRYARDLTQAAREGKIDPVIGRDEEIRRTIQVLSRRTKNNPVLIGEPGVGKTAIVEGLAQRIVNGDVPETLRETQLMSLDLGALIAGAKYRGEFEERLKAVLNEITHAQGDIILFIDELHTLIGAGKADGAMDASNMLKPALARGELHCLGATTLDEYRQHIEKDAALARRFQPVFVAEPTVEDSISILRGLKEKYELHHGVRISDSAIVAACTLSHRYISDRFLPDKAIDLMDEAASRLRMIVDSKPEEIDELDRRIIQLKIEREALKRESDKASQERLVKLETELADLEEKSLSLSTVWRAEKEVLSQAQKLKEQLDSLRSELEMVQRKGDLARAGQIMYGLIPDLEHKLLEIESKQTQRSLKEEVTDQDIAAIVERWTGIPVEKMLTGEKEKLLGMENALRQRVIGQDEAIQAITNAIRRARAGLQDPNRPMGSFLFLGPTGVGKTELTKALAAFIFDDETNMIRIDMSEYMEKHAVSRLIGAPPGYVGYEQGGELTEAVRRRPYQVILFDEVEKAHKDVFNILLQVLDDGRLTDGQGRTVDFKNTLIILTSNLGADALADHLEGDITPHMRDQVMMAVKQNFRPEFLNRLDEVLIFHRLSRSNMAQIVKIQLQNLTNRLAERKIGLTLDDKALEWLAEAGFDPLYGARPLKRVIQRTLQDPLALKLLEGSISEGSTITVSTDREGLVIKS from the coding sequence ATGAACACAGAACGCTATACCCAGCGCGCCCAAGGCATGATTCAATCAGCCCAAATGTTGGCTTTGAGAGAAGGCCACCAACGGATCACGCCAGAACATCTTGCCAAGGTCCTCCTCGATGATGACCAAGGGTTGTGCGGTCAGTTGTGTGAATTGAGTGCCCCTGGAAAAGATGCTGCTAAAAGGCTGTTATCGTTTATAGAAGAATCCTTGGCGAAGCAAACAAAGGTTTCCGGTGGCGGGTCAGGCCAGGTGTATCTCGCTCCTGAAGTTGCTCAAGTATTTGAAACTGCCGAAAAGGCAGCAGACAAAGCAAGTGATAAATTCGTAACCGCAGAGATGTTGTTCTTGGCTCTTTCTATGGTCGAGCCTACAAAGGGTCTGTTTGCCAAAGCCAATGTAACCCCCGATACTCTGAACCAGGCCATAGAATCATTGAGAAAAGGTCGCAAAGCGGATAGCGCCAGTGCAGAAGACTCTTATGATGCCTTGAAGCGGTATGCGCGGGATCTCACCCAAGCGGCGCGAGAGGGAAAGATTGATCCGGTGATTGGGCGGGATGAGGAAATCCGACGGACCATTCAGGTACTTTCCCGTCGCACAAAAAATAATCCTGTTCTTATAGGTGAACCAGGCGTGGGGAAAACCGCGATTGTTGAGGGGCTGGCGCAACGCATCGTGAACGGCGATGTCCCTGAAACCTTACGGGAAACGCAGCTCATGTCCCTTGATTTGGGGGCTCTTATTGCCGGCGCTAAATATCGGGGTGAATTTGAAGAACGCCTGAAAGCTGTCCTCAATGAAATTACCCATGCTCAAGGGGATATTATTCTCTTTATTGACGAGCTTCACACCCTCATCGGGGCAGGGAAGGCTGATGGAGCCATGGATGCCAGCAACATGTTGAAGCCGGCCCTTGCCCGTGGCGAACTCCACTGTCTTGGCGCCACGACCCTTGATGAATACCGCCAACATATTGAAAAAGATGCGGCTCTTGCCCGCCGTTTTCAACCCGTCTTTGTTGCAGAGCCCACAGTTGAAGATTCGATTTCGATCCTTCGCGGACTGAAGGAAAAGTACGAACTTCACCACGGCGTTCGCATTTCTGATAGCGCCATTGTGGCTGCATGCACCTTGTCCCACCGCTATATCAGCGACCGTTTTTTGCCAGATAAAGCCATTGACTTGATGGATGAGGCTGCCAGTCGATTACGCATGATAGTGGACTCAAAACCGGAAGAGATTGATGAGTTGGATCGGCGCATCATTCAGCTGAAAATTGAGCGGGAAGCCTTGAAGCGAGAAAGTGATAAGGCGTCACAAGAACGTCTGGTCAAATTAGAAACGGAGCTGGCCGATCTCGAAGAAAAGTCCTTGAGTTTGAGTACGGTGTGGCGTGCGGAAAAAGAAGTCCTCTCCCAAGCCCAAAAACTGAAAGAACAACTCGATTCCTTGCGCTCTGAGTTGGAGATGGTTCAACGCAAGGGTGACCTTGCACGAGCCGGCCAAATTATGTATGGGCTGATTCCGGATCTTGAACACAAGCTTCTGGAGATTGAATCCAAACAAACGCAACGCTCTTTAAAGGAAGAGGTCACTGACCAGGACATCGCCGCCATTGTAGAGCGTTGGACAGGGATTCCTGTTGAGAAGATGCTGACCGGGGAAAAAGAAAAGCTCTTGGGCATGGAAAATGCCTTGCGCCAACGCGTCATTGGGCAAGATGAGGCCATTCAAGCCATCACCAATGCCATACGCCGCGCCCGTGCGGGCTTGCAGGATCCGAACCGCCCTATGGGATCTTTCCTCTTTTTAGGCCCCACCGGCGTTGGAAAAACGGAGTTAACCAAGGCTCTTGCGGCGTTCATTTTCGATGACGAGACGAATATGATTCGTATTGATATGTCAGAATATATGGAAAAGCACGCAGTCTCACGTCTGATTGGGGCGCCTCCCGGCTATGTGGGTTATGAACAAGGAGGGGAGCTTACCGAAGCGGTGCGTCGGCGCCCCTACCAGGTCATTCTTTTTGATGAAGTGGAAAAGGCCCATAAGGATGTCTTTAATATCCTCCTCCAAGTCCTAGATGACGGACGCCTAACCGACGGGCAAGGCCGCACCGTTGATTTTAAAAATACTTTGATTATCTTGACCTCCAACCTTGGGGCGGATGCGCTTGCGGACCATCTTGAAGGGGATATAACGCCACACATGCGAGATCAAGTCATGATGGCGGTAAAACAAAACTTTCGGCCAGAATTTTTAAACCGCCTCGATGAGGTGCTGATTTTCCATCGTTTAAGCCGCTCAAACATGGCACAAATCGTCAAAATCCAGCTCCAAAACTTGACGAATCGTTTGGCGGAGCGAAAAATTGGCCTGACTCTGGATGATAAAGCGTTGGAATGGCTCGCTGAAGCTGGCTTTGACCCCCTTTATGGCGCCCGTCCCTTGAAGCGCGTGATTCAACGGACCCTTCAAGATCCTCTGGCCTTAAAATTGCTTGAAGGAAGCATCTCGGAAGGGAGCACCATTACGGTCTCAACCGACCGTGAAGGCCTTGTGATCAAGAGTTGA
- a CDS encoding DUF4167 domain-containing protein: protein MNRARTRPAPTTRSKQSGSMKNNQSDYSQGDNLRGNIRTNVQNSVEKYTTLAREAMLTGDRVLAESYFQQAEHYLRLNNEYKENILVLPRSETPSIPEEMIPPANDFELSIEQELAIAQANQ from the coding sequence ATGAATCGTGCTCGTACACGTCCAGCACCAACAACTCGTTCAAAACAGTCAGGTTCTATGAAAAACAACCAATCAGACTATTCTCAAGGGGATAATCTACGTGGAAATATTCGTACTAATGTTCAGAATTCAGTTGAAAAATACACAACACTCGCTCGTGAAGCGATGTTGACTGGTGATCGGGTGCTTGCTGAAAGTTATTTCCAACAAGCTGAGCATTATTTGCGCCTCAACAATGAATATAAAGAGAATATTCTCGTGCTTCCGCGCTCTGAGACACCTTCTATTCCAGAAGAAATGATTCCTCCAGCAAATGACTTTGAATTATCTATTGAACAAGAATTGGCGATTGCTCAAGCAAACCAATAA